From one Sulfurimonas sp. HSL-3221 genomic stretch:
- a CDS encoding 50S ribosomal protein L25/general stress protein Ctc → MLEGIVRESTGKSATKAFRRDGYLIANIYGKGLENVHAAFKMNEFIRTVRNKDTLAFPVKVGDQEMNVVVQAYESHPVSGNLLHVDLMVAQPGVVTHYNVPVKTEGSPVGLKNKGMLYIAKKRLRVKGAIDQIPDTITVNVAPLDLGDSILIRDLEKSEAFTFTDADRVSVLSIIKAK, encoded by the coding sequence ATGTTGGAAGGTATTGTTAGAGAGAGTACCGGTAAAAGCGCAACGAAAGCGTTCCGCCGCGATGGTTATCTGATTGCCAACATCTACGGAAAGGGGCTTGAAAACGTTCACGCCGCTTTCAAGATGAATGAGTTCATCCGTACAGTTCGCAACAAAGACACCCTGGCGTTTCCGGTAAAAGTCGGTGATCAGGAGATGAACGTTGTCGTTCAGGCGTATGAGTCTCATCCGGTGTCCGGTAACCTGCTGCACGTTGACCTGATGGTCGCGCAGCCGGGTGTCGTTACCCACTACAACGTTCCGGTCAAAACGGAAGGTTCTCCGGTCGGTCTGAAGAACAAAGGGATGCTCTACATCGCGAAGAAGCGTCTGCGCGTCAAAGGTGCGATCGATCAGATCCCGGATACGATCACTGTCAATGTCGCTCCGCTCGACCTCGGTGACTCCATCTTGATTCGCGACCTGGAGAAATCCGAAGCGTTTACTTTCACAGACGCTGACCGCGTTTCCGTTCTCTCCATCATCAAAGCGAAGTAA
- a CDS encoding type IV pilus twitching motility protein PilT, which translates to MSTNQVDTDINIENLTFETLRRVRGYLKRMMDAGGSDLHLKANSVVRARINGDITPLSGEIFKKEEALTFAKELLRTRFAEFVRQKELDLVYSFDENTRFRVNIFFQMDGVSAVFRVIPVKIVSIDDLGLPKVVHKFAHTERGLVLVTGVTGSGKSTTLAAIINEINWSLRKHIVTIEDPIEFVHKDRKCIVNQRSVGQDTKSFANALRAVLREDPDIILVGEMRDIETVETALHAADSGHLVFSTLHTLDAKETINRVISIFPTGEQNRVRMTLAAVLEGVISQRLIPTVDGKRTAALEILVNTPYVAQLIMEDRDSEIRDAIEEGKDIYGSQSFDQGILDLWNAKRISTEQAFKYATSPADLKLRMEGLTSRVTAKDGSTQKSGGEDDDKPRFSEDEIFQLKSE; encoded by the coding sequence ATGAGTACAAATCAAGTCGATACCGATATCAATATTGAGAACCTGACCTTTGAAACGCTGCGGCGGGTGCGCGGCTACCTGAAGCGGATGATGGATGCCGGGGGGTCCGACCTCCATCTCAAGGCCAACTCCGTCGTGCGCGCCCGTATCAACGGTGACATTACGCCACTCAGCGGCGAGATCTTCAAGAAAGAGGAGGCGCTCACCTTTGCCAAGGAGCTGCTGCGGACCCGCTTCGCCGAGTTCGTCCGGCAAAAAGAGCTCGACCTTGTCTACTCTTTCGATGAGAATACCCGTTTCCGTGTCAACATCTTTTTCCAGATGGACGGGGTCTCCGCGGTCTTCCGTGTCATTCCCGTCAAGATCGTCTCCATCGATGACCTCGGGCTGCCGAAGGTCGTCCACAAATTCGCCCATACCGAGCGGGGCCTGGTCCTGGTCACCGGGGTCACCGGTTCGGGGAAATCGACGACGCTCGCGGCGATCATCAACGAGATCAACTGGTCGCTGCGCAAGCACATCGTCACGATCGAGGATCCGATCGAATTCGTCCACAAAGACCGCAAATGCATCGTCAACCAGCGCAGTGTCGGGCAGGATACGAAAAGCTTCGCCAACGCCCTGCGCGCCGTACTGCGTGAAGACCCCGACATCATCCTCGTCGGGGAGATGCGGGATATCGAGACCGTCGAGACGGCGCTGCACGCGGCGGACTCGGGGCACCTCGTCTTCTCGACCCTGCACACCCTGGATGCGAAGGAGACCATCAACCGTGTCATCTCCATCTTCCCGACCGGGGAGCAGAACCGTGTCCGTATGACACTGGCGGCGGTGTTGGAAGGGGTCATCTCCCAGCGCCTGATCCCCACCGTCGACGGCAAACGGACGGCGGCCCTCGAGATCCTCGTCAATACGCCCTATGTCGCGCAGCTCATTATGGAAGACCGCGACAGCGAGATCCGCGACGCTATCGAGGAGGGGAAGGATATCTACGGCTCCCAGAGTTTCGACCAGGGGATCCTGGACCTCTGGAACGCCAAGCGGATCTCGACGGAGCAGGCGTTCAAATATGCGACGTCTCCGGCGGACCTCAAGCTTCGGATGGAGGGGCTCACCAGCCGCGTGACCGCGAAAGACGGCAGTACGCAGAAGTCCGGAGGAGAGGATGACGACAAGCCGCGCTTCAGTGAAGACGAGATTTTCCAGCTCAAGAGCGAGTAG